The following are from one region of the Amycolatopsis sp. QT-25 genome:
- a CDS encoding amidohydrolase, whose product MRVDTVYEHARFLTGREEFAALAVLHGRIVALGEDASALSALSAKHRVDLGGSVVVPGFHDAHNHMAWFGMALDDVALSACRSVDEVYDAVARRAAETPPGGWIIGSGYDQNKLAGGHPTRQGLDRAAPGHLVRLKHTSGHMTVVNSAVLERLDLPNVPVGGDVVRDEDGSPTGLLAEQAQLMLRPLTYPTPVETVVRGLDRASERYLAEGITSVQEAGIGGGLVGETPAELAAYQLARDRGVLRVRSTVMVAASVLHDLDAGARFPAEEPSALYGLDLGMRTGFGDEWLRIGAMKLFADGSLIGRTCAMHEPFAGEPDNVGYFQVPEDEIARTIAAAHKAGWQIATHAIGDRAITVVLDAYEAALKADPRPDHRHRVEHCAVLRPEELKRLASLGLIASPQGRFVNEIGDGMRAALGPEREPWCYRLKSLLDVGCVLPASSDRPVVEGAPLLALADMVRRKTASGVVLGPDERLTPAEALHAYTYGSAYAAFAEKDLGTLEPGKLADFAVLSADPTDESTLDSIHVVATAVGGDIVYERS is encoded by the coding sequence ATGCGGGTCGACACGGTCTACGAGCACGCCCGATTCCTCACCGGCAGGGAGGAATTCGCGGCGCTCGCGGTGCTGCACGGACGGATTGTGGCGTTGGGCGAGGACGCTTCCGCGCTTTCTGCGCTTTCCGCCAAGCACCGCGTCGACCTCGGCGGCTCGGTGGTGGTGCCCGGTTTCCACGACGCGCACAACCACATGGCCTGGTTCGGCATGGCGCTCGACGACGTCGCGCTCTCGGCTTGCCGCAGCGTCGACGAGGTGTACGACGCCGTCGCGCGGCGCGCGGCCGAAACGCCGCCGGGCGGCTGGATCATCGGCAGCGGCTACGACCAGAACAAGCTCGCCGGCGGCCATCCGACGCGGCAGGGGCTCGACCGCGCCGCTCCCGGCCATCTCGTGCGGCTCAAGCACACGTCCGGGCACATGACCGTGGTCAACTCCGCGGTGCTGGAGCGGCTGGACCTGCCGAACGTGCCCGTGGGCGGCGACGTCGTCCGCGACGAGGACGGCTCGCCGACCGGGCTGCTCGCCGAACAGGCCCAGCTCATGCTGCGGCCGCTGACCTACCCGACACCGGTCGAGACCGTCGTCCGCGGCCTGGACCGGGCGAGCGAGCGGTACCTGGCCGAAGGCATCACGAGCGTCCAGGAGGCCGGGATCGGCGGGGGGCTGGTGGGGGAGACCCCCGCCGAACTCGCCGCGTACCAGCTGGCGCGCGATCGCGGTGTGCTGCGGGTGCGGAGCACGGTGATGGTCGCGGCGAGCGTGCTCCACGACCTGGACGCCGGTGCCCGCTTTCCCGCCGAGGAGCCATCAGCGCTGTATGGGCTCGACCTGGGGATGCGCACCGGTTTCGGCGACGAATGGCTGCGGATCGGCGCGATGAAACTGTTCGCCGACGGTTCGCTGATCGGCCGGACCTGCGCGATGCACGAGCCGTTCGCGGGCGAGCCGGACAACGTCGGCTACTTCCAGGTGCCCGAGGACGAGATCGCGCGGACGATCGCCGCCGCGCACAAGGCCGGCTGGCAGATCGCCACGCACGCCATCGGCGACCGCGCGATCACCGTCGTCCTCGACGCCTACGAGGCCGCGCTCAAGGCCGACCCGCGGCCTGATCACCGCCACCGCGTCGAGCACTGCGCGGTGCTGCGGCCGGAGGAGCTGAAGCGGCTGGCGTCGCTGGGGCTCATCGCCTCGCCGCAGGGCCGGTTCGTCAACGAGATCGGCGACGGGATGCGGGCCGCGCTCGGCCCCGAGCGCGAACCGTGGTGTTACCGGCTCAAGAGCCTGCTCGACGTGGGATGTGTGCTGCCCGCCAGTTCCGACCGCCCGGTCGTCGAGGGCGCCCCGCTGCTCGCGCTGGCCGACATGGTGCGGAGGAAGACCGCCTCCGGCGTCGTGCTGGGTCCCGATGAGCGGCTCACACCCGCCGAAGCCCTGCACGCGTACACCTACGGTTCCGCGTACGCCGCTTTCGCCGAAAAGGACCTGGGCACGCTGGAGC
- a CDS encoding enoyl-CoA hydratase/isomerase family protein, whose amino-acid sequence MSTVDYATDDGIAVLWLNRPERLNAVVAELIDDLLEALDAAARSDARAVVLAGRGRAFCAGHDLKEPTPEGDSRRRLDRLQDVTRRLRGLRQPVIAAVHGYAIGAGAEFAMGCDLILAAEDAVFAFPEVSLGLSVTGAASRLLPLLVGPLKAKELLLLGERVSGTKARELGLVNATLPADDLMDTALAWAARIAAHPAAAATMAKRALDSGIDGSLDAALELEVSHALITEHSAEVAASAEAFRNRT is encoded by the coding sequence ATGAGCACCGTGGACTACGCAACCGACGACGGCATCGCGGTCCTGTGGCTGAACCGCCCGGAGCGACTCAACGCGGTGGTCGCCGAACTGATCGACGACCTGCTGGAGGCACTCGACGCGGCCGCCCGCTCCGACGCGCGGGCGGTGGTGCTCGCGGGGCGAGGACGGGCGTTCTGCGCCGGTCACGATCTCAAGGAGCCCACCCCCGAGGGTGACTCACGCCGGCGGCTCGACCGGCTACAGGACGTGACACGTCGCCTGCGCGGGCTCCGCCAGCCCGTGATCGCCGCGGTCCACGGTTACGCGATCGGCGCGGGCGCCGAGTTCGCGATGGGCTGCGACCTGATCCTCGCCGCCGAAGACGCGGTGTTCGCCTTCCCCGAGGTCTCGCTGGGCCTGAGCGTCACCGGCGCGGCGTCGCGCCTGCTACCGCTGCTGGTCGGCCCGCTCAAGGCCAAGGAACTCCTGCTGCTGGGCGAACGGGTGAGTGGCACCAAGGCCCGGGAACTCGGCCTGGTCAACGCCACCCTGCCCGCCGACGACCTGATGGACACCGCGCTCGCGTGGGCGGCCAGGATCGCGGCGCATCCGGCGGCCGCGGCCACGATGGCCAAACGCGCCCTCGATTCCGGCATCGACGGTTCGCTCGACGCCGCGCTCGAACTCGAAGTCAGTCACGCGCTGATCACCGAACACTCCGCCGAGGTCGCCGCCTCGGCCGAGGCCTTCCGGAACCGGACATGA
- a CDS encoding ATP-dependent acyl-CoA ligase: protein MTSLAGIDTLLGLTTRAAARWPDKTAWIFDSTGESFTFADVDARSTEFARALLALGVKPGDRVAVMLRNQPEFPLLWLALAKIGGVLVPVNTGYREFDGAHVLRHSGARFAVAAEEFLELLAGIAPETALERVLTPGELTGGGATPDFASEGERPVNIQYTSGTTGAPKGCVLPNRYWTTLAISLATDFPMVGADDVVLTAQPFHYIDPQWNVALGLAGGATLVVLDRFHPSTFWAKVREHGVTWFYCLGLMPTLLLRQPESELDKAHQVRAICASAIPRDLHATLEARWGAPWYEAFGMTETGGDIRMYPADHEETVGTGCLGRPAPTREVMIADTAGKPLPRGETGELLIRGVGLMHGYHDDPEATRRAFDDGWFHTGDLATMDAEGRVYYVGRTKDMIRRSGENISADEVERALQLHPAVKLAAVIAVPDDIRGEEVKAYLVLDENEGHRCEPAELAEFCSAKLAYFKVPRFWALVAELPMTPSERVAKGELKKAEDLRAGSWDRVTGTWL from the coding sequence ATGACCTCGCTCGCCGGGATCGACACCCTCCTCGGGCTGACCACCAGGGCCGCCGCCCGCTGGCCGGACAAGACGGCGTGGATCTTCGACTCCACCGGTGAGAGCTTCACGTTCGCCGACGTCGACGCGCGCAGCACGGAGTTCGCCCGCGCGCTGCTGGCGCTGGGCGTGAAGCCGGGTGACAGGGTCGCGGTGATGCTCCGCAACCAGCCCGAATTCCCGTTGCTGTGGCTGGCCTTGGCCAAGATCGGCGGCGTGCTCGTCCCGGTCAACACCGGGTACCGCGAGTTCGACGGCGCCCACGTGCTCCGGCATTCCGGCGCCAGGTTCGCCGTCGCGGCCGAGGAATTCCTGGAGCTGCTGGCCGGTATCGCGCCGGAGACAGCGTTGGAACGCGTGCTCACGCCCGGCGAACTGACCGGTGGCGGGGCCACCCCGGATTTCGCGAGCGAAGGCGAACGCCCGGTCAACATCCAGTACACCTCGGGCACCACCGGCGCGCCCAAGGGCTGCGTACTGCCGAACCGGTACTGGACGACCTTGGCGATCAGCCTGGCCACGGACTTCCCCATGGTCGGCGCCGACGACGTCGTCCTGACCGCGCAACCGTTCCACTACATCGATCCACAGTGGAACGTCGCGCTGGGGCTCGCGGGCGGCGCGACACTGGTGGTGCTCGACCGCTTCCACCCGTCCACGTTCTGGGCGAAGGTCCGCGAACACGGCGTCACCTGGTTCTACTGCCTCGGCCTGATGCCCACCCTCCTGCTGCGTCAGCCGGAAAGCGAGCTGGACAAGGCACACCAGGTCCGCGCGATCTGCGCCTCGGCCATCCCCCGTGACCTGCACGCCACACTCGAAGCACGCTGGGGCGCGCCGTGGTACGAGGCCTTCGGCATGACCGAGACCGGCGGTGACATCCGGATGTACCCCGCGGACCACGAGGAGACGGTCGGCACCGGGTGCCTCGGCAGGCCCGCGCCCACGCGTGAGGTGATGATCGCGGACACGGCCGGGAAACCACTGCCCCGAGGGGAAACCGGTGAGCTGCTGATCCGCGGGGTCGGCCTGATGCACGGGTACCACGACGACCCCGAGGCGACCAGGCGCGCGTTCGACGACGGCTGGTTCCACACCGGTGATCTGGCCACAATGGACGCCGAGGGCCGCGTCTACTACGTGGGCCGCACCAAGGACATGATCCGCCGCAGCGGTGAGAACATCTCCGCCGACGAGGTCGAGCGGGCATTGCAGCTGCATCCGGCGGTCAAGCTCGCCGCCGTCATCGCGGTGCCGGACGACATCCGCGGCGAGGAGGTCAAGGCGTATCTCGTCCTCGACGAAAACGAGGGACACCGGTGCGAACCGGCCGAGCTCGCGGAGTTCTGCTCGGCGAAGCTGGCCTACTTCAAGGTTCCCCGGTTCTGGGCGCTCGTGGCGGAACTGCCGATGACGCCGTCGGAACGGGTCGCGAAGGGCGAACTGAAGAAGGCGGAGGACCTGCGCGCGGGTTCCTGGGACAGGGTCACCGGGACATGGCTCTGA
- a CDS encoding TetR/AcrR family transcriptional regulator, with amino-acid sequence MNTRERVRQAAVKLFATKGFHGTGIRDLALAAELSSASLYHYMGTKEDLLVAIMNESLRRLLDAAEQATAGLTDPVSRLGSLVALHVLAHAIQPDDTRVVDNEVHALTPGARAGVVGLRDAYERLWADAIEDGVAVGVFRTDQPSVTRLALVEMCSGVARWYSPSGPLTLDQLAVHYAELALRALASERRLDRAALQNCREVVSRVWRVPV; translated from the coding sequence GTGAACACCCGCGAAAGAGTCCGGCAGGCCGCGGTGAAACTGTTCGCCACCAAGGGGTTCCACGGCACCGGCATCCGGGATCTGGCGCTGGCGGCGGAGCTGTCCTCCGCCAGCCTCTACCACTACATGGGCACCAAAGAGGACCTGCTGGTGGCCATCATGAACGAGTCGCTGCGGCGGTTGCTCGACGCGGCCGAGCAGGCGACCGCCGGGCTCACCGATCCCGTGTCGCGGCTCGGCTCCCTGGTCGCGCTGCACGTGCTCGCCCACGCCATTCAGCCGGATGACACCCGCGTGGTGGACAACGAGGTCCACGCCCTCACCCCCGGCGCCAGGGCCGGGGTGGTCGGCCTGCGCGACGCCTACGAAAGGCTGTGGGCGGACGCCATCGAAGACGGGGTCGCGGTGGGCGTCTTCCGCACCGATCAGCCTTCGGTCACCCGGCTCGCGCTGGTGGAGATGTGCAGCGGGGTCGCGCGCTGGTACTCGCCGAGCGGGCCGCTCACCCTGGACCAGCTGGCCGTCCATTACGCGGAACTGGCGCTGCGGGCGCTCGCCTCCGAACGCCGGCTGGACCGCGCGGCGCTGCAAAACTGCCGTGAAGTGGTCTCAAGAGTGTGGCGAGTGCCCGTTTAG
- a CDS encoding acyl-CoA dehydrogenase family protein — MDFSLSVEEREVRDWVRTFVQRDLMPREQEVLRRERAGQPGLTSDELRELQLKAKESGFWGVQTPEEYGGMGLSAVMTALLEAELGRTFVPFRFGGSADNILYYANDEQKERYLLPTISGERKSCFAITEPGAGSDAKAIRTSARKDGTDWVINGEKTFITGGNEADFVMVFAITDPEKGANGGVTCFLVDRDAGWKSEYIDTMGEWGPAALVFEDVRVPETQILGELGHGFDLAMQWIGAGRYLLPARAIGSCERLISMAIEHANTRETFGQKIAERQAIQWMIADSGTELEALRWLVLHAAWQVDRKLDSRHAQSMAKLYGGVKANEIVDRVLQIHGGMGYTRELPVERWYRELRLLRIYEGTDEIQRRTIARNLLKGHVKVGGTLG; from the coding sequence ATGGATTTCTCTCTGAGCGTCGAGGAACGCGAGGTACGCGACTGGGTGCGCACCTTCGTCCAGCGCGATCTGATGCCGCGTGAGCAGGAAGTGCTGCGCCGCGAACGCGCCGGACAGCCCGGCCTGACCTCCGACGAGCTGCGCGAACTCCAGCTGAAGGCCAAGGAGTCCGGCTTCTGGGGTGTGCAGACGCCCGAGGAGTACGGCGGCATGGGCCTGTCGGCGGTGATGACCGCGCTGCTGGAAGCCGAACTCGGCCGCACGTTCGTGCCGTTCCGCTTCGGCGGCTCGGCGGACAACATCCTGTACTACGCCAACGACGAGCAGAAGGAGCGCTATCTGCTCCCGACGATCTCGGGCGAGCGCAAATCGTGCTTCGCGATCACCGAACCCGGCGCGGGTTCGGACGCCAAGGCCATCCGGACCTCGGCCCGCAAGGACGGCACCGACTGGGTGATCAACGGCGAGAAGACCTTCATCACCGGCGGCAACGAGGCCGACTTCGTGATGGTCTTCGCGATCACCGACCCGGAGAAGGGCGCGAACGGCGGCGTCACCTGCTTCCTCGTCGACCGCGACGCGGGCTGGAAGTCCGAGTACATCGACACCATGGGCGAATGGGGGCCTGCCGCGCTGGTCTTCGAGGACGTCCGCGTGCCGGAGACGCAGATCCTCGGTGAGCTCGGCCACGGGTTCGACCTGGCCATGCAGTGGATCGGGGCAGGCCGCTACCTGCTGCCCGCCCGCGCGATCGGCTCCTGCGAGCGGTTGATCTCGATGGCGATCGAGCACGCCAACACGCGGGAGACGTTCGGGCAGAAAATCGCCGAGCGCCAGGCCATCCAGTGGATGATCGCGGACTCCGGCACCGAACTGGAGGCCCTGCGCTGGCTGGTGCTGCACGCCGCCTGGCAGGTCGACCGGAAGCTGGACTCGCGGCACGCGCAGTCGATGGCGAAGCTGTACGGCGGCGTGAAGGCGAACGAGATCGTCGACCGCGTCCTGCAGATCCACGGCGGGATGGGCTACACGCGGGAACTGCCGGTCGAGCGCTGGTACCGCGAACTGCGGCTGCTGCGGATCTACGAGGGCACCGACGAGATCCAGCGCCGGACCATCGCGCGCAACCTGCTCAAGGGACACGTCAAGGTCGGGGGCACCCTGGGCTGA
- a CDS encoding cation:dicarboxylase symporter family transporter has protein sequence MSTAVPATKRDRTHYLYLAVIAAVVLGIAVGILFPALGKELKPLGTGFVNLIKMMISPIIFCTIALGVGSVAKAAKVGRVGGLALGYFLIMSTVALVIGLVVGNILQPGSGLHLTPEIAEKGQGQIAKSEGTVEFLLGIIPKTLVSAFTEGEVLQTLLVALLAGFALQKLGTKGEPIRRGIEHIQRLVFRILAMIMWAAPVGAFGAIAAVVGETGWKALQSLAVIMLGFYLTCALFVFVVLGLILGLLARVNIFKLLKYLGREFLLILSTSSSESALPRLIAKMEHAGVSKPVVGITVPTGYSFNLDGTAIYLTMASIFIADALDKPLTIGEQISLLVFMIIASKGAAGVTGAGLATLAGGLSSHRPELVDGVGFIVGIDRFMSEARALTNFAGNAVATVLIGTWTNEIDREQLDRTLDGRSPFDEATLLDENASDPGAGSSEDATQPNTR, from the coding sequence ATGAGCACGGCAGTACCCGCCACGAAGCGGGATCGCACCCACTACCTCTATCTGGCGGTCATCGCGGCGGTGGTGCTCGGCATCGCCGTCGGCATCCTGTTCCCCGCCCTCGGCAAGGAACTGAAGCCGCTCGGGACCGGGTTCGTGAACCTGATCAAGATGATGATCTCGCCGATCATCTTCTGCACGATCGCGCTCGGCGTCGGCTCGGTGGCGAAGGCCGCGAAGGTCGGCCGCGTCGGCGGGCTCGCGCTCGGCTACTTCCTGATCATGTCGACGGTCGCGCTGGTCATCGGCCTGGTCGTCGGCAACATCCTGCAGCCCGGCAGCGGACTGCACCTGACCCCGGAGATCGCCGAAAAGGGCCAAGGCCAGATCGCCAAGAGCGAGGGCACCGTCGAATTCCTCCTCGGGATCATCCCGAAGACGCTGGTCTCGGCGTTCACCGAGGGCGAGGTGCTGCAGACGCTGCTGGTCGCCCTGCTCGCCGGGTTCGCGTTGCAGAAACTCGGCACGAAGGGCGAGCCGATCCGCCGCGGCATCGAGCACATCCAGCGGCTCGTGTTCCGGATCCTCGCGATGATCATGTGGGCGGCCCCGGTCGGCGCGTTCGGCGCGATCGCCGCCGTCGTCGGCGAGACCGGCTGGAAGGCACTGCAGAGCCTCGCGGTGATCATGCTCGGCTTCTACCTCACCTGCGCGCTGTTCGTGTTCGTGGTTTTGGGGCTGATCCTCGGCCTGCTCGCCAGGGTCAACATCTTCAAGCTGCTGAAATACCTCGGCCGCGAGTTCCTGCTGATTCTTTCGACGTCGTCCTCCGAGTCGGCGCTGCCGCGGCTGATCGCGAAGATGGAGCACGCCGGCGTCTCCAAACCCGTGGTCGGCATCACCGTGCCGACCGGGTACTCGTTCAACCTCGACGGCACCGCGATCTACCTGACGATGGCGTCCATCTTCATCGCCGACGCGCTCGACAAACCGTTGACCATCGGCGAGCAGATCTCCTTGCTGGTGTTCATGATCATCGCCTCGAAGGGTGCCGCCGGGGTCACCGGCGCGGGGCTCGCGACGCTGGCCGGGGGATTGTCCTCGCACCGGCCGGAACTGGTGGACGGCGTCGGGTTCATCGTCGGCATCGACCGGTTCATGTCCGAGGCCCGCGCGCTGACGAATTTCGCGGGCAACGCCGTCGCGACCGTGCTGATCGGCACCTGGACCAACGAGATCGACCGCGAGCAGCTCGACCGGACGCTCGACGGCCGATCGCCGTTCGACGAAGCGACGCTGCTCGACGAAAACGCGAGTGATCCCGGTGCGGGATCGAGTGAAGACGCTACTCAACCGAACACTCGATGA
- a CDS encoding 4'-phosphopantetheinyl transferase superfamily protein, with protein sequence MIECAVRWSPPLPAEPRFLALLDELEQGRYGNYRQDIDKRRFLTGRVLAKTVAAERLGLAVEDVSFDATCDDCGKPHGRPSVPGAPLMLSISHSGDLIGVAATAGTPVGLDVETATRRAEDSLMEYALTPAELAAISGLADDERATAFFTYWTRKEAVMKATGKGLKIPLQSITFSGYDERARLVRSSHQALDPDRTRLADLKAAEGYRAAVALLTSDDISVTEAFATL encoded by the coding sequence GTGATCGAATGTGCGGTCCGCTGGTCCCCGCCCCTGCCCGCCGAACCCCGGTTCCTGGCCTTGCTCGACGAGCTGGAGCAAGGCCGGTACGGGAACTACCGCCAGGACATCGACAAACGCCGGTTCCTGACCGGTCGCGTCCTGGCGAAGACCGTCGCCGCCGAGCGGCTCGGCCTGGCCGTCGAGGACGTGAGCTTCGACGCGACCTGCGATGACTGCGGAAAACCACACGGCCGCCCCAGTGTCCCCGGTGCGCCGCTGATGTTGTCGATCTCGCATTCCGGCGACCTCATCGGCGTCGCGGCCACCGCCGGGACACCGGTCGGCCTCGACGTCGAGACGGCCACCAGGCGTGCCGAGGACTCGCTCATGGAGTACGCGCTGACCCCCGCCGAGCTGGCCGCGATCTCCGGGCTCGCCGACGACGAACGCGCGACGGCGTTCTTCACCTATTGGACGCGCAAGGAAGCGGTCATGAAGGCCACCGGAAAGGGCCTCAAGATCCCGCTGCAGAGCATCACGTTCTCCGGCTACGACGAGCGGGCGCGGCTGGTCCGGTCGAGCCACCAGGCCCTCGACCCGGACCGGACCCGGCTCGCGGACCTGAAGGCCGCCGAAGGCTACCGAGCCGCCGTCGCGCTGCTGACCTCGGACGACATCTCGGTCACCGAAGCCTTCGCGACCCTCTGA
- a CDS encoding isochorismate synthase: MTTSTAPATPADLVARYERGDFLLATARHALLASGTAATATDTDPARLSGALPGLFADSGSSIAVGVLPFDTTSLPGHLVLPRAVRRATSEHAAVPSRTALPQPVKVTPVPEPEAHLAAVRAAVSALGDRDLRKVVLARALDLDFSAAVPVADVVRNLANGNPRHTTYAARLPGGRTLVGATPELLLSRTGGAVLSRPHAGSMPRSADPAIDKANGAALLASEKDHVEHAVVVESVVETLRPFCRTLDVRGPELVSTPAIWHLSTTVTGELLDQHITALDLAAALHPTPAVCGTPTAAARALVRELEPFDRAYYAGAVGWVDAAGDGEWAVGIRCAEIADTSMRLYAGGGIVPASDPRAELDETSAKFRTLLAAMGLES, translated from the coding sequence GTGACGACCAGTACCGCACCGGCGACCCCGGCAGACCTGGTCGCCCGCTACGAGCGGGGCGACTTCCTCCTGGCCACGGCGCGGCACGCGCTTCTCGCGAGCGGGACCGCGGCCACCGCGACCGACACCGATCCGGCGCGGCTCTCCGGGGCGCTCCCCGGGCTGTTCGCCGACTCGGGCTCGTCGATCGCGGTCGGTGTGCTGCCCTTCGACACCACCTCGCTGCCGGGGCACCTGGTCCTGCCCCGTGCGGTCCGTCGCGCGACGTCCGAGCACGCGGCCGTCCCATCGCGCACCGCGCTTCCGCAGCCGGTCAAGGTCACTCCCGTGCCCGAGCCGGAGGCGCATCTGGCCGCCGTCCGCGCGGCCGTCTCGGCGCTGGGCGACCGGGACCTGCGCAAGGTCGTCCTGGCCCGCGCGCTCGATCTCGACTTCTCCGCGGCCGTTCCGGTCGCCGACGTCGTCCGGAACCTGGCGAACGGAAACCCTCGGCACACCACGTACGCCGCGCGGCTGCCCGGCGGGCGCACGCTGGTCGGCGCCACCCCCGAGCTCCTGCTGTCCCGCACCGGCGGGGCTGTCTTGTCCCGGCCGCACGCCGGGTCGATGCCCCGGTCGGCGGACCCGGCGATCGACAAGGCGAACGGTGCGGCACTGCTGGCGTCCGAAAAGGACCACGTCGAACACGCCGTGGTGGTGGAGTCCGTCGTGGAGACCCTGCGGCCGTTCTGCCGCACGCTCGACGTCCGCGGCCCCGAACTCGTCTCCACGCCGGCGATCTGGCACCTCTCGACCACCGTGACCGGTGAGCTGCTCGACCAGCACATCACCGCGTTGGACCTCGCCGCCGCGTTGCACCCGACACCCGCCGTCTGCGGTACGCCGACCGCCGCCGCCCGCGCGCTGGTGCGGGAACTCGAGCCGTTCGACCGCGCGTACTACGCGGGCGCCGTCGGCTGGGTCGACGCGGCCGGGGACGGCGAATGGGCCGTGGGGATCCGGTGCGCGGAGATCGCCGACACCTCCATGCGGCTGTACGCCGGCGGCGGCATCGTGCCCGCGTCCGACCCGCGGGCCGAACTCGACGAGACCTCGGCGAAGTTCCGCACCCTGCTGGCCGCCATGGGCCTGGAGAGCTAG
- the mihF gene encoding integration host factor, actinobacterial type, translating to MALPTLTPEQRADALAKAAEARKARSELLASIKSGKESIDKVLKQAKENKTIGKTKVTQLLKAVPGLGAVKVAALLEQAGIDPDRRAAGLGERQREALLEALK from the coding sequence TTGGCTCTGCCCACGTTGACTCCGGAGCAGCGCGCCGATGCCCTCGCCAAGGCGGCTGAGGCTCGCAAAGCGCGCTCCGAGCTGCTTGCGTCGATCAAGTCCGGCAAGGAGAGCATCGACAAGGTGCTCAAGCAGGCCAAGGAGAACAAGACCATCGGCAAGACGAAGGTCACGCAGCTGCTGAAGGCCGTGCCCGGCCTGGGCGCGGTCAAGGTCGCCGCCCTGCTGGAGCAGGCCGGGATCGACCCGGACCGGCGTGCCGCCGGACTGGGCGAGCGGCAGCGCGAGGCCCTTCTCGAGGCGCTGAAGTAA